TAAGCATCAGATACTCCATATCCGGCGTGAGTTTTCTTCCGGCAAGTTCCGTGAGTTGACGTGCGCGATCCATTCTGTCTTGACGCGTGTTGAGCAGGACGATGCGTGTTCCGTCAAGTCCCGTTTCCTCTTTCAATCTCTTCCATACTAACAAAGTGGAGTCAGGGTCGTTTGCGGCGAACGCGTTGTAAAAGGTGAGGCGTTTGCCGAATGCTTCGACGCGAAACCGCCGCAAGGCGCCGGCGTCCGGAATTGCCGAGTACATGCCGTTCAATGCAACATCACGGGGCACCCCAAGATGTTGACAGACTGCGAGAGCAAGAGCGACATTCTCACGATGTTCGATGTAGGAGAATCCCCTCATCTCATCGGAAGTGACGGATTGTTCGTTTGTGAGATGCATTGCCGCGTTCTTCCCTTTGGCATGCTTCTCAAGTTCTTTGGGGATATTTGTTTCCCCCGTGAAGAATTCCCCCTCTTCCGGGATTGTTTCTGCGAGCACGGCGGCAATCTCCGGCAATGTTCGTCCCATGATATCGATGTGGTCGAGCCGGACATTTGTGATAACGCCGATTGTCGCGTGAATCATCTGTTGCTCTGTGATTCGCTGGAACTGCTGCTCCAACGCCATACATTCTATGACAAGAGCCTGCGCTTTTCGTTCAGATGCGAAGCGCACAATCGAGATCTGTTCCC
The genomic region above belongs to Bacteroidota bacterium and contains:
- the pgsB gene encoding poly-gamma-glutamate synthase PgsB, with amino-acid sequence MHSAYILLPILAIIFCYWLVEYSQHQRRVHTIPIRVHVNGTRGKSSVTRLIGAGLRAGGISTLTKVTGTYPRLILEDGSDVHIHRWGEANIREQISIVRFASERKAQALVIECMALEQQFQRITEQQMIHATIGVITNVRLDHIDIMGRTLPEIAAVLAETIPEEGEFFTGETNIPKELEKHAKGKNAAMHLTNEQSVTSDEMRGFSYIEHRENVALALAVCQHLGVPRDVALNGMYSAIPDAGALRRFRVEAFGKRLTFYNAFAANDPDSTLLVWKRLKEETGLDGTRIVLLNTRQDRMDRARQLTELAGRKLTPDMEYLMLIGNNTDVVKHMAMGYGVPQEKILSIGWAPPETVFEKALAATQRASTIVAIGNMGGMGGKVAEYFEHRSFAAYD